One region of Channa argus isolate prfri chromosome 20, Channa argus male v1.0, whole genome shotgun sequence genomic DNA includes:
- the foxl3 gene encoding forkhead box L3, with protein MFDNSHYPFNCFNYDGDGYPSSSTDEEKKICRPAYSYIALIAMAIQQSPEQRVTLSGIYEFIMKRFPYYRSNQRAWQNSIRHNLSLNSCFIKVPRTEGNEKGKGNFWTFATGCESMLDLFENGNFRRRRRRRNIKIGVRDSGETPFHPLESHNNQHIAKARRPEPESTLCPLNPVRPRPGPQQSHLIPTPTQPGKPESEIKFSIDYILSTPDPPLPGFRSSHGPVQIAPTGAPIHVLEPQHLNLHFWTL; from the exons ATGTTTGATAACTCTCACTACCCCTTCAACTGCTTTAACTACGATGGAGATGGCTACCCTTCTTCTAGCACTGACGAAGAGAAGAAAATCTGTCGACCTGCGTACAG CTACATCGCTCTGATAGCCATGGCTATCCAGCAGAGCCCAGAGCAGCGGGTCACGCTGTCGGGCATCTACGAGTTCATCATGAAGAGATTTCCTTACTACAGATCGAACCAGCGAGCCTGGCAGAACTCCATCAGacacaacctgtctctgaacagCTGCTTCATCAAG GTTCCTCGGACAGAGGGCAACGAGAAGGGAAAGGGAAACTTCTGGACTTTTGCCACCGGCTGTGAATCTATGCTCGACCTGTTTGAGAATGGCAACTTTCGGCGTCGCAGAAGAAGGAGGAACATCAAAATTGGTGTCCGTGATTCAGGAGAGACACCTTTTCATCCTCTGGAGAGCCACAATAATCAGCACATAGCCAAAGCTCGCCGCCCTGAGCCCGAATCCACCCTCTGCCCTTTGAACCCTGTGAGACCAAGGCCAGGACCCCAGCAGAGCCATCTCATCCCTACTCCCACCCAGCCCGGAAAACCAGAGTCAGAGATCAAGTTTAGCATTGACTACATCCTATCCACCCCAGATCCCCCCCTGCCTGGGTTCAGATCTTCCCATGGGCCAGTACAAATAGCGCCTACAGGAGCCCCCATACACGTTCTGGAGCCCCAACATCTGAACTTGCACTTCTGGACTCTGtga